One Streptomyces dangxiongensis genomic window, GCCAGCCGGGCCAGCGTGCGGTAGGCGCGCTCCAGGCCGAAGCGCAGGCCCCGCTCGTCCAGACCGCTGCCCAGCAGCACCCGGCCGCCGGCGGCGGGGCCGGTGTCCTGGCCCCCGGAGAGTACCCAGTCCAGGGCGCAGCCGAGCACCTCCGCCACCAACTGCTCGCGCCGGGCCGGGTCCAGACCGTACACCTGGAGCGCCTCGACCTGCCCGGCGGCGGCCGTCAGGTCGTCCAGGAACGGTACGTCACCGGCGCTCGCCGTGCGCTGTCTCAGGCGTGCCCGGACGGCGGCGACCCGGGCGGCCGTGTAGTGGATGGACGACTCCGGCACCGACTCCAGCGTCGTCACGGCACCGCGCCGGTCCCCGGCCGCGAGCCGCACCCGGGCCAGGCCGAACGCGGCGCTCACATAGCTGGGGTCGGTCGCCCACACCAGGCGGTAGTACTCGGCCGCGTTGTCCGGCTGGCCCAGCACCTCGGCGCACAGGCCGAGCGCCAGCTTGGGCGCGGCCTCGCCGGGGAAGGCGTCGTAGATCGCGTCGAAGGCGGGCGCGGCGCCCTCGAAGTCGCCGGTGGCCAGGGCGGCGACGCCCCGGTACCACACCACCCGCCAGTCGTCGGGCCGTTCCTCGTCCAGCTCGGCCAGGCCGGTCAGCGCGGTCCGGTGGTCGCCGCTCTCCAGCCGGGCGCGGATCCGGCGCAGCCGGGTCTCGACGGACCGGGCGGGCGCGGCGGCCAGGGCGCCGATCAGTTCGGCCGGCGCGGAGGTCATGAGGCCCGCCAGGAAACCCGCGTCGGGGTCGGTCGGGTCCACCAGCGGGACCGGCAGGGCCAGGGCGGCGGCGGGGGTGTCGACGGGCCTGACCAGGTCCGACGGCCCGGAAACCGGCACGCCGGGGGCCGACGCCGCGGCAGCCGGTACCCCGCTGGCCGATGCCGCCCCGCCCGTCGACGCCTGAGCCGGCACCGCTGAGGCCGGCACCCCGGGAGCCGGCGCCGCCGGGACCGGGTCCGACGTACCCGACGCCGCCCCCGCCCGAGCCGGAGCGGGTAGCGTCCCAGCCGTTCCCGACGGAGCCGGAGCGGGTAGCGTCCCAGCCGTTCCCGACGGAGCCGGAGACATCGCCCCACCCGCCACCGCCGCGGCCGAAGGCACCGGTGTCGTGCGGGCGGCGGCCCGCTTACGGCCGTGTACCGCGCGCGACCCCAGCCGGGACACCTCCCCGTGCAGCCGTGGGAACAGCTCCGCGTCCGTGACCTTCACCTCGGGTCCGAACAGCGTCGAGAGCGCGGGCCGGGCGTGTCCGCTCTGGAGTGACACGACCTCCCGCAGCACGCCCGTCAACTGCTCGGCCATCTCCTGCGCGGAGGCGAACCGGCGGGCCGGATCGGGGTCGGTGGCGCGGACCAGGAGCCGGTAGAAGGACTCGTACCGGTGGAAGACCTCGATGCTGTCGGGGTCGGGCAGACAGTCCGCGTAGACGTTCGTGTAGCCCTGGAAGTCGAAGGTCAGCACGGCGAGCGTACGGCCCACCGTGTACAGGTCGCTGGCCACCGACGGGCCGGCCTCGGCGACCTCCGGCGCCTGGTAGCCGACCGTGCCGTAGATGGCCGACTCGTCGTCGTCCATCCTGCGCACCGCGCCCATGTCGATCAGCTTGAGCTGGTCCTCGGTCTGGATGGCGTTGTCGACCTTGAAGTCGCAGTACAGCAGGTTGCGGCTGTGCAGATGGCCGAGCGCCTCCAGCGCCTCGATGCCGTACGCGCACGCCTGCTCCACCGGCAGCGGGTCGCGCCGGCCGTCGGGTGCGCGGCGGGCGTTGGCGATCTCCTTCAGGGACTTGCCGCCCACGTACTCCATGACGATGTAGCCGTCGAGGGAGCCGGTGCGCTGGTCCAGGTGCTCCACAAAGTTGTAGATCCGCACGATGTTGGCGTGCTCGATCTCCGCCAGGAACCGCCGTTCGGAGATCGCCGCGGCCATCGCGTCCTGGTCGCCGGTGTCCAGCAGGCCCTTGAGCACCACCCAGCGGTCGGAGACGGCCCGGTCCACGGCGAGGTAGACCCAGCCGAGTCCGCCGTGCGCGAGGCAGCCGGCGACCTCGTACTGGCCGTGCACGATGTCCCCGCCCCTCAGCTTGGGCACGAAGGAGTACGGGTGCCCGCACTTGGTGCAGAAGCCCTCCGTACGGCCCGGCCGCTCGCCCCGGGACCGGCCCACCGGCGCCCCGCAGTCCGAACGGGAGCAGAACCGCTTGCGCTCCGGCACCTCCGGGTTGTCCAGCACCATCGCACGCGGATCCGGCCGCGGCACCTGCGGCACGGCGACCAGCCCCGCGCCCAGCCGCCCGCGCGTGGACGGACCGGACGACGAACCGGAGCTGCGCACCGACACCGAACGGCCGGCGGACGCGCCCGACAGCGACCGGGAGAGCCGCCCGGACACCGAGCGGCGGGACCTCGACGACCGGGACGACGTACGCGCGCTGCCGGACCTGCCGCTCTGCGCCGAGCCCCGGGTGACCCCGGTGGGCGGCGAGCCGACCGACCCGGTCGCGGAGACGACCGGCGCGAGACCGCAGGTGTCGCAGTACAGTTCGCCGCCGCCGACGTCCTCGTACGCTCCTCCGCAGCCCGGCCGCTGGCAGATCTGCCCCGGCTGACTCATGACTGGTCCCCCCCACGGTCCTGCGGCGCGCTCGCGCTGCCCAGCATCTCGGCCGCCGCCTGCTGGTAGCGCAGGACGGCCTGTTCGGCCACGCGCAGGTCGCAGGGCGCGCTCCACAGCATGCGCCGGGCCACGTCGTACCGCTCGACCAGCAGCGAATCCTCCGCGAGTCCGTGCCGGGCGACCTTGGCCCGATAGGCGTCCAGCCGGCCGCGCAGCTCGGCGCGGACCGCGAGCGGCGCGGTGACCTCGGTCAGCGACTCACGGGCGCGCAGCAGTTCGTCCTCCGCCTTGCGCTCCAGGTCCTCCAGCAGCGGGGAGAGCCGGTGCCAGCGGGCCTGCCTGCGGTACTCGGCCGCGGTGGCCAGTTGCTCGTGGAGCGCGGTCGGCGGCCCGCTGACCACCGGTACCTCGGTCGCGGCGATCTTCGCCAGCACCTCACCGCGTGCCGCACGGGCCTCGGCGAGGGTGCGGTCCGCGCGCGAGAGCACGTCCCGCAGCCGGATCAGCCGCGCCTCCGCGTCCTGCCGCACCGTCAGCACCGCGTCGATCTCCCGGCGTACGTCCTCCAGGGCGCGCGCCTCGCGGTCGTAGACCGTCGTGTCCGGACGGCCGCCGCCGGGTGCCGAACTGCCCGCGGCCGGCACCCAGAAGGCGAGCGGGTCCGAGACGACGTCCTCGCGCAGCCGCGTCAGCGTGCGCGTGATCCGCTCCAGGTCGTCGCCGGCCGGGTGTTCGCCGGGGCGCACCCCCACCGAGTGCGCGAGCTGCCGGGTGCGCCGGAGCTCCTCGGCGAGCAGATCGATCCGCGCGGGCAGCGCCGACCACACCGCGTCGGCGGCGACGATCACGTCCAGGCTCGTCGCGTACAGCTCGTTCATCCGGTCCACCAGCGCGGACAGCGTGAACGTCTCGCTCAGCCTGCCGGTGCCGCTGTCGGGGACGGTCACGGACTCGCCGCGCAGCAGCCCGGTGAGCTGCGCCAGGTCCTCGCGGCTGGACCAGCGGCGCCGGGCGCGGATCTGCCGGGCACCGCGCAGCGCGGCCGTGTACGCGTCGAAGCACGCCCACAGCGAGGTGATCCGGGCCTCTGCGGCCTGCCAGCGCTCTTCGGTGACACCGGTCAGGGCCGCCCCTTCGAGGAGTCTGCGGCCCGCGTGGTCCTGGAGGGCCAGCAGCGAGGTCTCGATCGCCTCGTGCTCCTGGCCGAGCCGCGCCAGCGCACGGTCCACCTCGTCCCGGTCCATCACCGGCCCGGCGGGGTCCGTGACGCCCATCGATCACCTCTCGCTCGCTGTGTGTTCCGGTCGGGTGCGGCTCAACCGCCGTGCGCGTACTGCGGCACGGGCGGTTTCGACGCCGCCGGATCCTTACCCAGTGTCGCCGACAGCCACTTGTCGTACGACGCCTGCCAGCCGTTCGCGCGGTAGTCCACCAGGACGCGGTTGACCCGGCGTACCAGGTCGGTGGCGTCCTTGCGCATCGCCACGCCGTAGTACTCCTCGGTGAACGCCCTGCCCTTCAGCGCGACGGTCGGGTCCTGGGCCGCCTGGCTCGCGGCGAGCGCGGCATCGGTCACCACCGCGTCCACCTCGCCGAGTTGGAGCCGGACCAGGCAGTCGAGCTGGCTGGGGACGGTGGTGGAGATGTCGGTGGAGGCGGGCAGCCGGCCGTCCTTGCGGTCGGCGTCCAGCTTGGTGTGCGCGGTCGAACCGGCCGACGTGCACACCTTCTTGCGGGCCAGCGAACCGTCGTAGCCGGTGATCGCCGACGACTTCGGGGCGAGGACCTGCTGCCCGGTCTTGAAGTAGGGCGCGGAGAAGGCGACATGGGTGAGCCGGTCGCAGGTGATCGTCATGGTCCGTACGACCATGTCCACCCGCCCGTTCTCGATGGCGGGGATGCGCTGGCTGGTCGGTATGGCCTTGAACTGCACCGCTTCCGGGTCGCCGAGGATGTCCTCGGCGATCCGGTGGACGAGGTCGATGTCGAAGCCCTCCAGTCGAGCGCCCTCGGTGTTGGGGTTGCGGTAGCCCCAGCGGTAGCTGTTCTGGTCGACGCCGACGATCAGCTTGCGCCGGTCGCCGGTACGGGCCTTGATGGCGTCGATCACCGGTCCGTCGGCATCGGACGGGGCGAGGGAGTGCCGGTGGGCGTCCGCGTCCTCGCAGCCGTCGGCGCGGGCCTGGGTGGCGGTGACGGTCCGCGAGCCGGTCCGCTCCGGCACCGGCGTCTGGGTGCAGGGCAGCAGCAGGGCGAACGCCAGCGCCAGCGCGCACAGCACCGCCATCGCGGCGACCCCGCCCCAGCCCCGCAGCGAGGCCCGTGCACGGCTTGCGTCCATCGCCCTGCCCCCTGTCACCGGTACTCCGAGAGCCGGCGCCCGATGCCGGCGACGGCGGCGGCCGCGCCCAGCACCGCGAGGACGGCCGCGCCGGCCGGCAGCCCGGTCATGGCGTCGCGGCCGTCACCGGCCGCCTGCCGGAACCGGGCCTGCTCGCGGCCGATGGCGCGGACGAGGCTGCGGTCCACGCCGTCGAAGCACTCGCCGGTCGCGCCCTTCGCGCCGATCACCTTGTCGAGCGCCTGCTGGTAGTTGCCGTTCTCGTCCTCGGCCCGCGCCGCGGCGTGGCGCCGCTTCCACACCGCCATGTCGGTCTCGGCCGCCTTGACCGGGGCGGTGCCCGCCCGGTCGTCGGCGAGCCTCGCGGCCTCGGTGAGTCCCTTGCCGAGCACGGCCATGTCCTTGTCGAAGTCGTGGTAGTAGGCGTCGTAGGACGTGCCGCCGACCGTGACGGTCTCGGCGCCGCGCGACACCAGGCTCAGGTTCTCGTTCCCGCGCGCCTTCAGGGACGCGATCCGGGCGTCGTGCAGGACGTTGAGCGAGCGGATGCCGTGCTCGTAGGAGCCGTCGAGTCCCGACCGGGCGATCGCGTGCCCGACGACCAGCCACAGCAGGGCGACGGCGGTCGCGGCGCTGGCGGCGACCAGGCCGTGGTTGAGGACGCGGTTGGTGCGCCGGTACATGCGGTGCTGGGCCCGGCCGAGCGCGGCGAGGGCGAGCACCCCGAGCGCGATCGCCGCCCACGGGTACGGTGTCGCGTCCCCGTAGTCGCCGGTGAGCCGCCGGTTCTCCGTCGAGTACAGGTCCTCCGCCGCCGGGAGCATCTGCTTCTGCATCTTCTCGTTGGCGTAGCGCAGATAGGCGCCGCCCACCGGGTAGCCCTGCCGGTTGTACGTCCGGGCCCGCTCGATCAGGCCCTTGTACTCCGGCAGCAGCCGGTTCAGCCGGGCGATGGTCGCCTCCGGGGCCGAGCCGGGCTCGGCGTTGGCGGCGGCGGTGACGAGTCCGGCGGCGGCGGTGCTGATGTCCTTCTCGTACCGGTCCCGGGAGTCCGGGGTCTCCTGCCCGCCCGCCAGGTACCCGGTGGAGGCGGCCGTGTTGGCGTCCGCCAGCGACCGGTAGATCCCGGCCGCGCCCGCGCTCAGCGGCTGGCTGCGGTGCAGCACGTCGTCGGCCGCGGCGGACCGGGCACTGGTCTGCCATGCGGTGACCGCCCCGAACGCGACGACCAGCAGCGCCAGTACGGCACCGATGATCCGCAGCCGTCCCGGCTCGGTCGTCGCGGCGGCCCGCAGCCGCTCGGCCCCCTCGGCGAACGCGGTCCGCCGGCTGGGCGGCACCGGCGGGACGCCGGCCACGGGCCCTCCGGGCCCGCCGGGCCGAGCGGGGACGCCGGGGGCAGGGGGAGCGCCGGGTGTGCCGGGGAGACCGGGCGCGCCGGGAGGACCGGGGACACCGAAGGCGCCCGGGGCGCCCAAGGCGCCGGAAGGGCCGGTCGTGCCGGGGGCGCCGGTGGATGTGGCGGGCCGGGCCGGCGGTGGCGCCGCGCTGCTCTTCGGCGGTTGTGTCACTCGACCTCCCCCGTGGTCATCCGTTCGCCGCCCAGTATCGCCGTAGGCACCGGCATCCGCACCGGCCTTCACGGGATCTTGATCGGATCGCAGTGTGCCCGGGGGCGTGTGCCGCCGGGCGCACCACCCCCCGGTTGAGGAACACGCCGGTGACGGGGGATCGGTTCCCCCGGGGCGCCGGCCGGCACCCCGGGGCGGTGGTCACCGTGTCGCGTTCTCCCAGTGCCCGCGTGCCCGTACTGCGGCCTCCGCCCCGGCCCCGAGCCGGTCCAGGCCCAGCAGGGCCGCGCCCAGGACCGGGCCGGCCGTGACGACGCGGACGGTGGCCTTGGGGGCGCGGGCGGCCAGCAGGGTGCGGATGGCGTCGTTCAGCCGGGCGTGGCCGGCCGTCAGGACGCTGCCGCCGAGCACGACGGGGATCTCCTCGGCGAGCAGGTCGAGGCGGGTGAGGGCGACCGTGGCCATCACCGTGACCTCCTCGGCGAGCCGGGTGACGAGCGTGCCGGCCACCGGGTCGCCGGCCTCGGCCGTGGTGAAGAGGACCGGGGTCAGTTCGTGACGCCGGTCGTGCGCGACGTGTCCCAGGTGCAGGGCCTCGATCAGGGCGTACATGGTCGGCAGGCCGAAGTGCGCCGGCAGGGTGCGGGACAGGGCCGTCGGCTCGCCCCTGCCGTCCTCCGCGCGGGCCGCGTACCACAGCGCCTCCTCGGCCAGGCCCCAGCCGCCGCCCCAGTCGCCGGAGATACGGCCGATCGCCGGGAAGCGGGCGGTGCGGCCGTCGGGGCGCATGCCCACGCAGTTGATGCCCGCGCCGCAGACGACCGCCACGCCACGGGGTTCGGCGACGCCCGCGCGCAGCACCGCGAAGGTGTCGTTGCGGACCTCCACGGTCGTGCCCCACCCGCGCGCGTGCAGCGCGGTCGCCAGGCGTTCCTCCTCCACCGGCAGGTCGGCGTTGGCCAGGCAGGCCGAGACATGGGTCACGGAGGTGACCCCGGCGTCCGCGAACGCCCGGGTCACCGGCTCCGCCAGCGCGTCCAGCGCCGTGGTCACCCCCACGGCGGGCGGGCGGAAGCCACCGCCGCGGGCCGTGGCCAGGACCTCGCCGGCGGCGGTGACCACGGCCACGTCGGTCTTGCTGTTGCCCGCGTCGACGGCGAGGACCGTCGGCGGCTCGGCTGCGGTCAGGCCCACGCCAGATGCTCCCGGTTGTGTGCGATGAGACGGTCGGTGAGGGTCTCGGCGTACGCGTACTGGGCGATCAGGGGATGCGCCAGCAACGCGCGGAAGACGCGGTCCCGGCCGCCGCGCAGCGCCGCGTCCAGGGCCAGTTCCTCGTACGCCGTCACGTTGGCGACCAGACCGGAGAACAGCGGGTCGAGGGCCGGGACGGGGAGCGGGACCGGGCCCGCCGGGCCGACCGCCGCCTGGACCTCGATGACCGCGTCGTCGGGGAGGAAGGGCAGTGTGCCCCGGTTGAGGGTGTTCACCACCTGGTAGGGGCTGCCGCCTCCGCCGAGCAGCGCCGCGGCCAGGTCCACGGCGGCCTCCGAGTAGTAGGCGCCGCCGCGTCTCGCCAGCAGGGCCGGCTTCTCGTCCAGGGCCGGGTCGGCGTACATCGTCAGCAACTCGGCCTCCATGGAGGCCACTTCGGCGGCCCGGGACGGCTTGGTGGCGAGTTCCCGGACGACCTCGTCGTGCGCGTAGTAGTAGCGCAGGTAGTACGAGGGGACGACGCCGAGACGGTCCAGGAGGGCGTGGGGAAGGCGGAGGTCGGCGGCGATCGCCTCGCCGTGCTCCGCCAGCAGCCCGGGCAGGACGTCGTCGCCGTCGGGGCCGCCCAGCCGTACGCCGGTCTCCCAGGTGAGGTGGTTGAGGCCGACGTGGCCGAGATGGAGGTCCGTCGGGGCCGTGCCCAGCAGTCCGGCGAACTTGCGTTGCAGGCCGATCGCCACGTTGCACAGGCCGACCGCCCGGTGGCCCTCCCGGAGCAGGGCGCGGGTGACGATGCCGACCGGGTTGGTGAAGTCGACGATCCAGGCGCGGGGGTTGGCACGGCGGACCCGTTCGGCGATGTCGAGCACGACGGGGACGGTGCGCAGGGCCTTCGCCAGGCCACCGGCGCCGGTCGTCTCCTGTCCGACGCAGCCGCACTCCAACGGCCAGGTCTCGTCCTGCTGCCGGGCCGCCTGACCGCCGACGCGCAGTTGCAGCAGCACCGCGTCGGCGCCGTCGATTCCCGCGTCCAGGTCGGACGTCGTCACGACACGGCCGGGGTGGCCCTGTTTGGCGAAGATGCGCCGGGCCAGGCCGCCGACCAGTTCCAGCCGGTCCGCCGCCGGGTCCACGAGGACGAGTTCCTCCAGCGGCAGGGTGTCGCGCAGGCGGGCGAAGCCGTCGACGAGTTCGGGCGTGTAGGTCGAGCCGCCGCCGACCACGGTGAGTTTCACAGCCAGATCAACCCTTTACTCCGGTGAGGGTGACGCCCTCGACGAACGCCTTCTGGGCGAAGAAGAACACGAGGATCACGGGGGCCATGACCAGCACGGTCGCCGCCATGGTGAGGTTCCAGTCGGTGTGGTGGGCGCCCTTGAAGGACTCCAGGCCGTAGGACAGGGTCCAGGCGCCGGGGTTCTCCGACGCGTAGATCTGCGGGCCGAAATAGTCGTTCCAGGCGTAGAAGAACTGGAAGAGGGCCACGGCGGCGATGCCCGGCCTGGCCATGGGCAGGACCACCCGGACGAGGGTGCGCAGGTCGCCGCAGCCGTCGACCTTCGCCGCGTCCAGGTACTCGTTCGGGATGGTCATCAGGAACTGGCGCAGCAGGAAGACGGAGAACGCGTCCCCGAACGCCATCGGGACGATCAGCGGCCACAGCGTGCCGGACAGGTCGAGCTGCTTCGCCCAGAACAGGTACATCGGGATGACGACCACCTGCGGCGGCAGCATCATCATCGAGATCACCAGCATGAGTGACAGGTTGCGGCCCCGGAAGCGGAACTTGGCGAGCGCGTACGCCACCGGCACCGAGGACACGACGGTCAGGACGGTGCCGAGGCCGGCGTAGACCAGCGTGTTGCGCCACCAGGTGAGGAAGCCGGGGGTGTCGAAGACCTTCCGGTAGTTGCCCCACTCCCAGGTGTGCGGGATCAGGTCCCGGCTCAGCGCCTGGCTGTCGCTCATCAGCGACGTCAGCACCACGAACACGAACGGCAGGGTGAAGAACAGTGCGGCGGCGACGCCGAGGGCGTGGACCGCGATCCACTCCAGCAGCGCCCTGCGGCGGGCGGCGCGCCCGGCCGCGGAGACGGACGGCGCCGGCCGCACGGGCCGGTCCAGTACGTGGGTCATGGTCAGTCACCTGCCTGGATCAGGCCGCCCCGGCGCCGCATCAGCAGCGCGGTGAACGCCATCGACAGGGCGAACAGCACCAGCGCCACCGCGCAGGCCGAGCCGTAGTCGAAGCGCTGGAAGCCGAGGTTGTAGACGAGCTGGGGGAGGGTGAGGGTGGACTTGTCGGGGTAGCCGGGCTCGAACTGGGTGCCCGCGCCCTGGATCACGCCGGAGGCGACCTTCCCGGCGACCAGCGGCTGGGTGTAGTACTGCATGGCCTGGATCACGCCGGTGACGACGGCGAACATCACGATCGGCGAGATGTTCGGCAGGGTGACGTACCGGAACCGCTGCCACGCCGAGGCGCCGTCCAGTTCCGCCGCCTCGTACTGCTCGGCCGGCACGTCCAGCAGCGCGGCCATGAAGATGACCATCAGGTCGCCGATGCCCCACAGGGCCAGCAGGGTCAGCGCCGGCTTGGACCAGGCGGGGTCGCTGAACCAGCCCGGGGCCGCGATGCCGGTCTTCTCCAGGAGGGAGTCGACGGGGCCCGTGCCGGGGTTGAGGAGGAACGCGAAGGCCATGGTCGCCGCGACCGGCGGGGCCAGGTAGGGCAGGTAGAACAGGGTGCGGAAGACGCCCGTGCCGGTCTTGATCTTCGTGATGAGCAGGCCGACGCCGAGCCCGAAGAGCACCCGGAGGCTCACCATGACCGCGACCAGCCACAGCGTGTTGCGCAGGGCGGGCCAGAACAGCGGGTAGTGGGCGAAGACGTACACCCAGTTCTTCCCGCCGGTCCACCGCGGCGGCTGGAAGCCGTCGTAGTGCATGAAGGAGAAGTAGACCGTGGAGAGCAGCGGGTAGGCGAAGAAGACCGCGAACCCGACGAGCCACGGCGACATGAAGGCGAGCGTGCGCAGGGCCGAGCGCCGGCGCCTGGACGCCAGGGTGACGGTGCTCATCACCGGGCCTGCGCGATGTCCGTGTCGATCTGCGCGGCCGTCTTCCGAAGGCCGGCCTTCAGATCGGTGACCTTGCCGCTCTCGTAGTCGTAGCCGAACTGCTGGATCGTCACCAGGTACACCCCGCCGTTGAGGGAGGCGGGCGTGGTGGTGGAGTGCGGGTTCGCGGCGATGTCCAGGAACGTCCTGAAACGCGGGTCGTACTTCAGCTTCGGGGACTTCAGCGCGGCCAGCGTGGAGGGCACGTTGTGGATGGCGTTGGCGAAACCGACCACCGCGTCCGTGTCCGTGGTCATGTACTTCACCAGCTCCCAGGCCGCGTTCTGCTTGTGGCTGGTGGCGGCGATGCCCGCGACGGTGCCGGTGATGTAGCCCTTGCCGTACTCGCCGGCCCGGTCGTCCGGTACGGGCAGCGGGGCCACGCCGATCTCGAAGCCGGGCTTCGCCTCCTCCGCCATGCCGAGCCGCCATTCGCCGTCGAGCTGCATGGCGACCTGGCCGGTGTGGAAGGGGTGCCGGGCGCCCCACTCGTCGCCGAGGGTCGCCCGGAACCGCTCCAGCCTGCGGAAGCCGCCGAGTTGGTCGACGAGTTTCTTCTGGAGCGTGAACCCCTGCTGGAAGGCGGGGTCCCCGGCGACCCGGGATCTGCCGTCGCGGTCGAAGTACGTCGGCGAGAACTGGGCGAGGTAGTGCTCGGTGGTGGACTCCCAGCCGTGGTAGTCCGGCATGAACCCGAGCTGCTTGTAGCCGTCTCCCTGACGCACGGTCAGCTTCTCGGCGTCGGCCGTGAACTGCGACCAGGTCCGGGGCGGTGCCGTGATGCCCGCCTTCCGGAAGGCCGTCTTGTTGTAGTAGAGGCCGTAGGCGTCACCGAGCAGCGGGACCGTGCAGCGGTTGCCCTCGAACCGGGTGTACTCGTTCATCGGCTTCGGGAACGTCGTGCTCGGGTCGATCCGGGACTTCTCGAAGAAGGGGTTCAGGTCCACCAGGGCGCCCGAGGAGCAGAACTTGCCCACGTTGTTGGTGGTGAACGAGGAGATCACGTCCGGGGCGTCGCCGCCGCCGGAGCGCAGCGCCTGGTTGATCTTGTCGTCGGTCATGTTGCCGACGACGTTCACATGGATGTTGGGGTGCGCCTTCTCGAAGCCGGCGACCAGTGACCGGACGGCCTCCACCTCGTTCGGCGCGCTCCAGGCGTGCCAGAAGTTGATCGTCGTGTTCTTCGAGGCGTCGTCCGTGGCACCCGAGCCGGACCGGCCGGTACAGGCGGTGGTGAGCAGGGCCAGCGACGCGGTCAGGGCAAAAGCCGTCTTTCGGACAGCCGGGGGTATGACGTCGGGCATGGCGGGGTCTCCCAGGGGCGGGTGGGCGGAAGGGGAGTGCTACCGAGGTGCGGTGGGGCTCAGCGCGAGGTGTCGAAGACCTCGTCGCGGGTGGCGGCGAGCGCGGACTCCAGCGCGCCGCGCAGGACGGGGTGTTCGCGGACTTCGCCGACGACCAGCCGGGGCCGGGCCGCGGCCAGCTCCTCCAGCTCGGCCTGGACGAGGGCGCGCAGCACCTCGCCGCCGGCCGTCAGGGCGGAGCCGCTGAGGACGACGAGTTCGGGGTCGAGGACGGAGACGAGCGAGGCGAGACCGGTGGCCAGCCGGGTCGCGTAGGTTCGCAGCAGTTCCCGGTGGGGGCCGCCGGTGTGGTCGGCGGCGCGGGCGACGAGCGCGGTGGCGGCCTCGGCGTACGGCCCCGACGGCACGTCCTCGATGCCGAGTTCGCGGGCCAGCCCCGGTACGGCCTGGGAGCCGGCCAGCTCCTGGTAGCCGCCGCTGTTGGCCTTGGTGACCTGCCGGACCAGGGGGGCGCCCGGCACCGGCAGGAAGCCGACCTCGCCGGCGCCGCCGGTCCAGCCGCGGTGCAGCCGGCCGCCGAGGACCAGGGCGGCGCCGAGGCCCTCCTGGTTCCACAGCAGCACGAAGTCCGCGTGGCCGCGGGCCGCGCCGAGGCGTTGCTCGGCTATGGCGGCGAGGTTGACGTCGTTCTCGTACTCGACCGGCATCGGCAGCGCCGCCGCGAGTTCGTCGAGGAGGGTGGGGGAGTGCCAGCCGGGCAGGTGGGAGGCGTAGCGCAGGCGGCCGGTGCCCGGATCGAAGGCGCCGGGGGTGCCGATGACCAGCCGGTGCACGTCGGACCGGGCGAGCCCGGCGGCCTTGACGGCACCGTCCAGCGCCTCGGTGACCTGCTGGACGACGGGCTGGGCGGGCCGTCGGCCGGGGGTGGGCAGCCGGTACTCGCCGACCGTGCGGCCGGTGATGTCGGCGACGGCGGCCCGGATGCGGTGCGGGGTGACGTCGAGC contains:
- a CDS encoding ABC transporter substrate-binding protein, with translation MPDVIPPAVRKTAFALTASLALLTTACTGRSGSGATDDASKNTTINFWHAWSAPNEVEAVRSLVAGFEKAHPNIHVNVVGNMTDDKINQALRSGGGDAPDVISSFTTNNVGKFCSSGALVDLNPFFEKSRIDPSTTFPKPMNEYTRFEGNRCTVPLLGDAYGLYYNKTAFRKAGITAPPRTWSQFTADAEKLTVRQGDGYKQLGFMPDYHGWESTTEHYLAQFSPTYFDRDGRSRVAGDPAFQQGFTLQKKLVDQLGGFRRLERFRATLGDEWGARHPFHTGQVAMQLDGEWRLGMAEEAKPGFEIGVAPLPVPDDRAGEYGKGYITGTVAGIAATSHKQNAAWELVKYMTTDTDAVVGFANAIHNVPSTLAALKSPKLKYDPRFRTFLDIAANPHSTTTPASLNGGVYLVTIQQFGYDYESGKVTDLKAGLRKTAAQIDTDIAQAR
- a CDS encoding ROK family transcriptional regulator, with the protein product MAGTAGTPGTPRVLRAMNDRAALDLLLEHGPLSRTRIGKLTGLSKPTASQLLARLEAAGLVRLTGTSEGRPGPNAQLYAIDPAAAYAAGLDVTPHRIRAAVADITGRTVGEYRLPTPGRRPAQPVVQQVTEALDGAVKAAGLARSDVHRLVIGTPGAFDPGTGRLRYASHLPGWHSPTLLDELAAALPMPVEYENDVNLAAIAEQRLGAARGHADFVLLWNQEGLGAALVLGGRLHRGWTGGAGEVGFLPVPGAPLVRQVTKANSGGYQELAGSQAVPGLARELGIEDVPSGPYAEAATALVARAADHTGGPHRELLRTYATRLATGLASLVSVLDPELVVLSGSALTAGGEVLRALVQAELEELAAARPRLVVGEVREHPVLRGALESALAATRDEVFDTSR
- a CDS encoding carbohydrate ABC transporter permease: MTHVLDRPVRPAPSVSAAGRAARRRALLEWIAVHALGVAAALFFTLPFVFVVLTSLMSDSQALSRDLIPHTWEWGNYRKVFDTPGFLTWWRNTLVYAGLGTVLTVVSSVPVAYALAKFRFRGRNLSLMLVISMMMLPPQVVVIPMYLFWAKQLDLSGTLWPLIVPMAFGDAFSVFLLRQFLMTIPNEYLDAAKVDGCGDLRTLVRVVLPMARPGIAAVALFQFFYAWNDYFGPQIYASENPGAWTLSYGLESFKGAHHTDWNLTMAATVLVMAPVILVFFFAQKAFVEGVTLTGVKG
- a CDS encoding carbohydrate ABC transporter permease, producing MSTVTLASRRRRSALRTLAFMSPWLVGFAVFFAYPLLSTVYFSFMHYDGFQPPRWTGGKNWVYVFAHYPLFWPALRNTLWLVAVMVSLRVLFGLGVGLLITKIKTGTGVFRTLFYLPYLAPPVAATMAFAFLLNPGTGPVDSLLEKTGIAAPGWFSDPAWSKPALTLLALWGIGDLMVIFMAALLDVPAEQYEAAELDGASAWQRFRYVTLPNISPIVMFAVVTGVIQAMQYYTQPLVAGKVASGVIQGAGTQFEPGYPDKSTLTLPQLVYNLGFQRFDYGSACAVALVLFALSMAFTALLMRRRGGLIQAGD